A DNA window from Brassica napus cultivar Da-Ae unplaced genomic scaffold, Da-Ae ScsIHWf_2746;HRSCAF=3513, whole genome shotgun sequence contains the following coding sequences:
- the LOC106432913 gene encoding cytochrome P450 71B4, which produces MSIILCFFLFLLLPALFSLTFVKNIKASKQNLPPSPPQLPIIGNLHQLRGLFHRCLHHLFKKHGSLILLRLGVLRMVVISSSEAAEEVLKTHDTECCTRPVTMASTVFSRNGNDIGFGEYGEAWRELRKLAVREFFSVTKVRSFRYVREEECDLMVKQLRELALKQSPVNLSKTLFCLTASIVFRSALGQSFLENKHIDKEGIEELMLEAHSNMTFNLTDMFPTAGLGWFMDFVSGKRKRLHDVFTEVDTFLNHIIDDHQSKNFTQDRPDFIDYLLEMIPKQEENESFKLTIDHLKGIIQDIYLAGVDTSSITMIWTMAELVRNPRVMKKVQDEIHSCIGVKHKERITEEDLDKLQYLKLVVQESLRLHPPVPLLLPRETMSQIKIQGYDIPPKTILVVNAWSIGRDPKKWKDPEEFVPERFINCPVDYKGHGFEMLPFGSGRRMCPGMASGIATVELGLLNLLYYFDWGLPEEGKDMDMEEAGVLTVVKKVPLELLPILRQ; this is translated from the exons ATGTCGattattttgtgtttctttttgtttcttcttctccccGCTCTTTTCTCGTTAACATTCGTGAAGAATATCAAAGCCTCGAAACAAAATCTTCCTCCTAGCCCACCACAGCTTCCGATTATCGGAAACCTACACCAGCTTCGAGGATTGTTTCACAGATGTCTTCATCATCTCTTCAAGAAACATGGATCTTTGATACTACTCCGTCTAGGGGTTCTTAGAATGGTCGTGATCTCATCGAGTGAAGCAGCTGAAGAAGTTCTTAAAACCCATGACACTGAGTGTTGTACACGACCCGTCACTATGGCCTCAACCGTTTTCTCGCGTAACGGTAATGACATCGGCTTTGGGGAATACGGTGAGGCATGGAGAGAGCTGCGTAAGCTCGCGGTTCGTGAGTTTTTCAGCGTGACAAAGGTTCGATCTTTCAGGTACGTTAGAGAGGAAGAGTGTGACTTGATGGTCAAGCAACTGAGAGAATTGGCTTTGAAGCAATCTCCGGTGAATTTGAGTAAAACCCTTTTTTGCTTAACTGCTAGTATCGTCTTCAGATCTGCCTTGGGGCAGAGTTTCTTGGAGAACAAGCATATCGATAAGGAAGGGATCGAAGAGCTGATGCTTGAAGCTCACAGTAACATGACTTTCAATTTAACTGATATGTTCCCCACTGCTGGTCttggatggttcatggacttTGTATCAGGGAAACGTAAGAGACTTCATGACGTTTTCACTGAGGTTGATACTTTCCTTAATCATATAATTGATGATCATCAATCCAAGAACTTCACACAAGATCGTCCTGATTTCATCGACTACCTCTTagaaatgataccgaaacaagaagaaaatgaaTCTTTCAAGCTCACCATTGATCATCTCAAAGGAATCATCCAA GATATATATCTTGCTGGAGTAGATACAAGCTCCATCACCATGATTTGGACGATGGCAGAGCTCGTTAGAAACCCTAGAGTGATGAAAAAGGTACAAGATGAGATCCATAGTTGCATTGGAGTCAAACACAAGGAGAGAATCACTGAAGAGGATCTTGATAAGCTTCAATACTTGAAGCTTGTGGTGCAAGAAAGCTTAAGACTACACCCACCAGTTCCTCTATTACTCCCCAGAGAAACAATGAGTCAAATCAAGATTCAAGGCTATGACATTCCACCAAAAACCATTCTAGTGGTGAATGCTTGGTCGATAGGTAGGGATCCTAAAAAATGGAAAGATCCAGAAGAGTTTGTCCCGGAGAGGTTTATCAACTGTCCTGTGGATTACAAAGGACATGGCTTTGAGATGTTACCATTTGGCTCTGGAAGGAGGATGTGCCCAGGTATGGCTTCAGGGATTGCGACCGTTGAACTGGGACTCTTGAATTTGCTTTACTACTTTGATTGGGGATTGCCTGAGGAGGGGAAAGATATGGACATGGAGGAAGCTGGTGTTCTTACTGTTGTTAAGAAAGTTCCTCTTGAGCTTCTTCCCATTCTTCGTCAGTGA